The Hemibagrus wyckioides isolate EC202008001 linkage group LG15, SWU_Hwy_1.0, whole genome shotgun sequence genome window below encodes:
- the LOC131366325 gene encoding trichohyalin-like isoform X2: MKCAPLHHDFSPGDVVFAKMKGYPFWPARIAVGKAPGNKIPIFFYGTHQTTTLFPKDIVHYWPNKEKHGKLIKRGGFDLAMWEIENNPGVGLKGQKKADMVKKVEEMRRKARNVVKKNTRKKNETSSPANAATPIKNDKTPVKNTTPDKPSTETQNRRQTPSQKRAVTPSEKVTSATPVSKKATPVDGTTQTKKPIPHKKVILAKKAIISKTASVVKNKDAARMKILTKAKMAKAKKTTRTKLPVRVEENKPNLEKRRHTAETPLRTSKGWVKVTDPQIQNPETLPQKSKGWVKVTDPHLQNPKTGPRKSKGWVKVTDSQLQNPETRPRTSKGWVKVADPQLQNPETRPRKSMGWVKVADPQLQDPETRPRKSMGWVKLADPPLQNPETRSKTTETRPRAPETRPRRSRGWVKVTDAELQIPEPQLRTPDTKPQNFKGWVKVTDPKLKNPETRLRSSKGWVKVPDPPLKIPESQLQTPKPRPRNSKRWVQDTKPHVQGTEPHVQDTEPRVQDTEPQLQNTEIQLQTPETGLQTPETQLQTFNTRLRRSGTLLQNTNTLKKVTGQQPQTQLRTPEPQLETTEPRLRACETRLSTTETSLQTPETRLGNSKNYLKVTVPCQHSQEARLQTPETELKTPDIQQRVTERHMQPSEPRLQNPGTRILKPKTWLRVTVPRLQSSETLHQSSETRLRNPEIRLQNLKVSALECKYLALKPQDDSPVEPHVATHEYRNAVPGIPGATSVKPKVTAPVEPQGAAPVEPQGAAPDEPQGAVLVGSQGFALIEGPTRKREEESEGERRVLRRRTEEQKDRKEKGQKKETEKKQTDDEWKNREGRRKKEEITPAIADIVSSPAASKQQDENPCLSEPEFSKVGKRKRQEVDEGGRRVLRLRTGEQNGKRDADEKKEKNSPEVEWNTGEKVGGKEYIGEKRKREGEEKRVEEMGERKKKQKNEEAVEKVTRKMREEEIDKKKKGEEGTEEKEKKVKETMEEKKKKRRNKDVAEKVTEKKKEEMESKKKREEETREVEKKQRNKNAVEKTVKRRNEETEKKGEDEVREKKQREEETREKKQGEEETREKKQGEEETREKKQGEEETREKKQGVEETREKKQGVEETREKKQGVEETREKKQGVEETREKKQGVEETREKKQGVEETREKKQGKQETREKNEETREKKQLDDKQRNKDLGDQKINKKEEKTEEKKNKEEEEKGEEELESTKQKELEDEKRKQRSKMLAEKRTSVLKSLQGLVTSTKSRKQSQATNQAETHEKSDGKATETEMSGEMEQTEEQSKHNGEEDRLDKRRAPALSVTDSLLYRLHGDIRISMTLEKPDVNKCLLALDELSSVSVSSRHIQNHSELMDTLRKMRWFRGSEAIMFKASMLYYRFKNIYLIGEPEDTLSPEYIHSLQEERERQEEQHTPQTAAAEENHTHTSNIIQHSDCATKTS; encoded by the exons atGAAGTGTGCACCTCTGCACCATGACTTCAGTCCAGGAGACGTCGTGTTTGCCAAAATGAAGGGTTATCCTTTCTGGCCAGCccgg ATTGCTGTTGGGAAGGCTCCGGGGAATAAGATCCCAATCTTCTTTTATGGAACACACCAGAC AACAACTCTATTTCCCAAGGACATTGTGCATTACTGGCCCAACAAAGAGAAACATGGGAAGCTCATCAAACGAGGAGGTTTTGATCTGGCCATGTGGGAGATTGAAAATAACCCAGGGGTTGGCCTCAAAGGTCAAAAG AAAGCTGATATGGTGAAGAAGGTGGAGGAGATGCGGAGGAAGGCGAGGAATGTGGTAAAGAAGAATACTCGGAAGAAAAATGAAACCAGCTCTCCCGCTAATGCTGCAACTCCGATAAAGAATGATAAAACGCCTGTAAAAAACACCACTCCGGATAAACCGTCCACAGAGACGCAGAATAGGAGACAGACGCCAAGCCAAAAGAGGGCAGTAACACCTTCAGAAAAAGTGACTTCTGCCACTCCAGTTTCTAAAAAAGCAACTCCTGTTGATGGCACAACTCAAACTAAAAAACCCATTCCACACAAAAAAGTCATCCTGGCCAAAAAAGCAATCATTTCAAAGACAGCAAGTGTAGTGAAGAACAAGGACGCTGCCAGGATGAAGATTCTTACAAAAGCAAAGATGGCTAAAGCCAAAAAGACAACAAGGACTAAGCTGCCAGTCAGAGTAGAAGAGAATAAG CCAAACCTAGAGAAGCGGCGCCATACAGCAGAGACTCCACTCCGGACATCCAAGGGTTGGGTAAAGGTCACAGATCCACAGATACAGAACCCTGAGACTCTGCCCCAGAAATCCAAGGGTTGGGTAAAGGTCACAGATCCACATTTACAGAACCCTAAGACTGGGCCCCGGAAATCCAAGGGTTGGGTGAAGGTCACAGATTCCCAGTTACAGAACCCTGAGACTCGGCCCCGGACATCCAAGGGTTGGGTAAAGGTCGCAGATCCACAGTTACAAAACCCTGAGACTCGGCCTCGTAAATCCATGGGTTGGGTAAAGGTCGCAGATCCACAGTTACAGGACCCTGAGACTCGGCCTCGTAAATCCATGGGTTGGGTAAAGCTCGCAGATCCACCATTACAGAACCCTGAGACTAGGTCCAAAACCACAGAGACTAGACCCCGAGCCCCAGAGACTCGGCCCCGGCGCTCCAGGGGTTGGGTAAAAGTCACAGATGCAGAGTTACAGATCCCTGAGCCTCAACTCCGAACCCCAGACACTAAGCCCCAGAATTTCAAGGGTTGGGTGAAGGTCACAGATCCAAAGTTAAAGAACCCTGAGACTCGGCTTCGGAGCTCCAAGGGTTGGGTAAAAGTTCCAGATCCACCATTAAAGATCCCAGAGTCTCAGCTACAGACCCCGAAGCCTCGACCCCGGAATTCAAAGAGATGGGTGCAGGACACGAAGCCACATGTGCAGGGCACAGAGCCACATGTGCAGGACACAGAGCCACGGGTGCAGGACACAGAGCCACAGCTACAGAACACTGAAATTCAGCTCCAAACTCCAGAGACTGGGCTCCAGACTCCAGAGACTCAGCTCCAAACTTTCAATACTCGGTTACGGAGATCAGGGACTCTGCTTCAGAATACCAACACGTTGAAGAAGGTCACAGGGCAACAGCCGCAGACTCAGCTCAGAACTCCAGAGCCTCAGCTTGAGACCACAGAGCCTCGGCTTCGAGCCTGTGAGACTCGGCTCAGCACAACAGAGACTTCCCTCCAAACCCCAGAGACTCGGCTCGGGAATAGCAAGAATTACTTGAAGGTCACAGTGCCATGCCAACATAGCCAAGAGGCCCGGCTCCAAACTCCAGAGACAGAACTAAAAACCCCAGATATTCAGCAGAGGGTAACAGAAAGACATATGCAACCCTCAGAGCCACGGCTCCAGAACCCAGGCACGCGGATCCTAAAACCCAAGACTTGGCTGAGGGTTACAGTGCCTCGGCTCCAGAGCTCTGAGACTCTCCACCAGAGTTCTGAGACTCGCCTCCGCAACCCAGAGATTCGGCTTCAAAACCTCAAAGTCTCAGCCTTAGAATGCAAATACTTAGCTCTCAAACCTCAAGATGACTCTCCAGTTGAACCCCACGTTGCTACCCATGAATACAGGAATGCAGTACCTGGAATCCCAGGTGCAACTTCAGTGAAACCCAAAGTCACTGCTCCTGTTGAGCCCCAAGGTGCTGCTCCTGTTGAGCCCCAAGGTGCTGCTCCTGATGAGCCCCAAGGTGCTGTTCTTGTTGGGTCGCAAGGTTTTGCTCTTATTGAGGGGCCAACAAGGAAACGGGAAGAAGAAAGTGAGGGAGAACGGAGAGTGCTGAGGCGGAGGACAGAAGAGCAGAAGGATAGAAAGGAAAAGGGTCagaagaaagagactgagaagaaacagacagatgatGAATGGAAGAATAGAGAAGGGCGAAGGAAGAAGGAGGAGATTACTCCAGCTATCGCTGATATTGTCTCCAGCCCTGCAG cCTCGAAACAACAGGATGAGAATCCCTGCCTCTCAGAGCCAGAATTCAGTAAGGTAGGAAAGAGAAAAAGGCAAGAGGTGGACGAGGGAGGCCGGAGAGTTCTGAGATTGAGGACCGGAGAGCAGAATGGAAAAAGGGATGCAGacgagaagaaggaaaagaattCACCAGAGGTTGAGTGGAACACTGGAGAGAAGGTGGGGGGAAAGGAGTACATTGgtgagaagaggaagagagagggggaggagaAGAGAGTGGAGGAAAtgggggagagaaagaagaagcagaagaatgAAGAAGCAGTAGAGAAGGTGACTAGGAAAATGAGAGAGGAGGAGATtgataagaagaaaaaaggagaggaggggacagaggagaaggagaagaaagtgaaggagacaatggaggagaagaagaagaagaggaggaacaAAGATGTAGCAGAAAAGGTGactgagaagaagaaagaggagatggagagtaagaagaagagagaggaggagacaaGGGAAGTGGAGAAGAAGCAGAGGAACAAAAATGCAGTAGAGAAGACTGTGAAGAGGAGAAATGAGGAGACtgagaaaaaaggagaagacgAGGTGAGGGAGAAGaagcagagagaggaagagacgaGGGAGAAGAAGCAGGGAGAGGAAGAGACGAGGGAGAAGAAGCAGGGAGAGGAAGAGACGAGGGAGAAGAAGCAGGGAGAGGAAGAGACGAGGGAGAAGAAGCAGGGAGTGGAGGAGACGAGGGAGAAGAAGCAGGGAGTGGAGGAGACGAGGGAGAAGAAGCAGGGAGTGGAGGAGACGAGGGAGAAGAAGCAGGGAGTGGAGGAGACGAGGGAGAAGAAGCAGGGAGTGGAGGAGACGAGGGAGAAGAAGCAGGGAGTGGAGGAGACGAGGGAGAAGAAGCAGGGAAAGCAGGAGACGAGGGAGAAGAATGAGGAGACGAGGGAGAAGAAGCAGCTGGATGACAAGCAGAGGAACAAAGATTTAGGagatcagaaaataaataaaaaagaggaaaagacagaagaaaagaagaataaagaagaagaggagaagggAGAGGAGGAGCTGGAGTCCACAAAACAAAAGGAATTGGAGGATGAAAAGAGGAAGCAA AGGAGTAAAATGTTGGCAGAGAAGAGGACGAGTGTTTTAAAGTCTCTTCAGGGGTTGGTCACATCCACCAAAAGCAGAAAGCAGAGTCAGGCCACAAACCAAGCGGAGACTCACGAAAAGAGCGACGGAAAAGCGACAGAAACAGAGATGAGTGGAGAGATGGAGCAGACAGAGGA gcagAGTAAACATAACGGAGAAGAGGACAGATTGGACAAACGAAGAG ctcctgcaTTGTCAGTCACAGACTCTCTGCTGTACAGACTGCATGGTGATATCAGGATTTCCATGACCCTTGAAAAGCCT GATGTGAATAAGTGTTTGTTGGCGTTGGATGAGTTGAGTTCTGTGTCTGTTTCCTCTCGACACATTCAGAACCACAGTGAGCTCATGGACACACTCCGAAAG atgcgGTGGTTCCGGGGGAGTGAGGCGATCATGTTTAAAGCATCCATGCTGTACTACCGCTTTAAGAACATTTATCTGATCGGAGAACCGGAGGACACACTCAGCCCTGAATACATCCACTCACtgcaggaggagagagagagacaggaggagcaacacacacctcagactgCTGCTg CTGAGgagaaccatacacacaccagcaaTATCATCCAGCACAG TGACTGTGCAACAAAGACAAGCtga
- the LOC131366325 gene encoding trichohyalin-like isoform X1, which translates to MKCAPLHHDFSPGDVVFAKMKGYPFWPARIAVGKAPGNKIPIFFYGTHQTTTLFPKDIVHYWPNKEKHGKLIKRGGFDLAMWEIENNPGVGLKGQKKADMVKKVEEMRRKARNVVKKNTRKKNETSSPANAATPIKNDKTPVKNTTPDKPSTETQNRRQTPSQKRAVTPSEKVTSATPVSKKATPVDGTTQTKKPIPHKKVILAKKAIISKTASVVKNKDAARMKILTKAKMAKAKKTTRTKLPVRVEENKPNLEKRRHTAETPLRTSKGWVKVTDPQIQNPETLPQKSKGWVKVTDPHLQNPKTGPRKSKGWVKVTDSQLQNPETRPRTSKGWVKVADPQLQNPETRPRKSMGWVKVADPQLQDPETRPRKSMGWVKLADPPLQNPETRSKTTETRPRAPETRPRRSRGWVKVTDAELQIPEPQLRTPDTKPQNFKGWVKVTDPKLKNPETRLRSSKGWVKVPDPPLKIPESQLQTPKPRPRNSKRWVQDTKPHVQGTEPHVQDTEPRVQDTEPQLQNTEIQLQTPETGLQTPETQLQTFNTRLRRSGTLLQNTNTLKKVTGQQPQTQLRTPEPQLETTEPRLRACETRLSTTETSLQTPETRLGNSKNYLKVTVPCQHSQEARLQTPETELKTPDIQQRVTERHMQPSEPRLQNPGTRILKPKTWLRVTVPRLQSSETLHQSSETRLRNPEIRLQNLKVSALECKYLALKPQDDSPVEPHVATHEYRNAVPGIPGATSVKPKVTAPVEPQGAAPVEPQGAAPDEPQGAVLVGSQGFALIEGPTRKREEESEGERRVLRRRTEEQKDRKEKGQKKETEKKQTDDEWKNREGRRKKEEITPAIADIVSSPAASKQQDENPCLSEPEFSKVGKRKRQEVDEGGRRVLRLRTGEQNGKRDADEKKEKNSPEVEWNTGEKVGGKEYIGEKRKREGEEKRVEEMGERKKKQKNEEAVEKVTRKMREEEIDKKKKGEEGTEEKEKKVKETMEEKKKKRRNKDVAEKVTEKKKEEMESKKKREEETREVEKKQRNKNAVEKTVKRRNEETEKKGEDEVREKKQREEETREKKQGEEETREKKQGEEETREKKQGEEETREKKQGVEETREKKQGVEETREKKQGVEETREKKQGVEETREKKQGVEETREKKQGVEETREKKQGKQETREKNEETREKKQLDDKQRNKDLGDQKINKKEEKTEEKKNKEEEEKGEEELESTKQKELEDEKRKQRSKMLAEKRTSVLKSLQGLVTSTKSRKQSQATNQAETHEKSDGKATETEMSGEMEQTEEQSKHNGEEDRLDKRRVCVCVSAPALSVTDSLLYRLHGDIRISMTLEKPDVNKCLLALDELSSVSVSSRHIQNHSELMDTLRKMRWFRGSEAIMFKASMLYYRFKNIYLIGEPEDTLSPEYIHSLQEERERQEEQHTPQTAAAEENHTHTSNIIQHSDCATKTS; encoded by the exons atGAAGTGTGCACCTCTGCACCATGACTTCAGTCCAGGAGACGTCGTGTTTGCCAAAATGAAGGGTTATCCTTTCTGGCCAGCccgg ATTGCTGTTGGGAAGGCTCCGGGGAATAAGATCCCAATCTTCTTTTATGGAACACACCAGAC AACAACTCTATTTCCCAAGGACATTGTGCATTACTGGCCCAACAAAGAGAAACATGGGAAGCTCATCAAACGAGGAGGTTTTGATCTGGCCATGTGGGAGATTGAAAATAACCCAGGGGTTGGCCTCAAAGGTCAAAAG AAAGCTGATATGGTGAAGAAGGTGGAGGAGATGCGGAGGAAGGCGAGGAATGTGGTAAAGAAGAATACTCGGAAGAAAAATGAAACCAGCTCTCCCGCTAATGCTGCAACTCCGATAAAGAATGATAAAACGCCTGTAAAAAACACCACTCCGGATAAACCGTCCACAGAGACGCAGAATAGGAGACAGACGCCAAGCCAAAAGAGGGCAGTAACACCTTCAGAAAAAGTGACTTCTGCCACTCCAGTTTCTAAAAAAGCAACTCCTGTTGATGGCACAACTCAAACTAAAAAACCCATTCCACACAAAAAAGTCATCCTGGCCAAAAAAGCAATCATTTCAAAGACAGCAAGTGTAGTGAAGAACAAGGACGCTGCCAGGATGAAGATTCTTACAAAAGCAAAGATGGCTAAAGCCAAAAAGACAACAAGGACTAAGCTGCCAGTCAGAGTAGAAGAGAATAAG CCAAACCTAGAGAAGCGGCGCCATACAGCAGAGACTCCACTCCGGACATCCAAGGGTTGGGTAAAGGTCACAGATCCACAGATACAGAACCCTGAGACTCTGCCCCAGAAATCCAAGGGTTGGGTAAAGGTCACAGATCCACATTTACAGAACCCTAAGACTGGGCCCCGGAAATCCAAGGGTTGGGTGAAGGTCACAGATTCCCAGTTACAGAACCCTGAGACTCGGCCCCGGACATCCAAGGGTTGGGTAAAGGTCGCAGATCCACAGTTACAAAACCCTGAGACTCGGCCTCGTAAATCCATGGGTTGGGTAAAGGTCGCAGATCCACAGTTACAGGACCCTGAGACTCGGCCTCGTAAATCCATGGGTTGGGTAAAGCTCGCAGATCCACCATTACAGAACCCTGAGACTAGGTCCAAAACCACAGAGACTAGACCCCGAGCCCCAGAGACTCGGCCCCGGCGCTCCAGGGGTTGGGTAAAAGTCACAGATGCAGAGTTACAGATCCCTGAGCCTCAACTCCGAACCCCAGACACTAAGCCCCAGAATTTCAAGGGTTGGGTGAAGGTCACAGATCCAAAGTTAAAGAACCCTGAGACTCGGCTTCGGAGCTCCAAGGGTTGGGTAAAAGTTCCAGATCCACCATTAAAGATCCCAGAGTCTCAGCTACAGACCCCGAAGCCTCGACCCCGGAATTCAAAGAGATGGGTGCAGGACACGAAGCCACATGTGCAGGGCACAGAGCCACATGTGCAGGACACAGAGCCACGGGTGCAGGACACAGAGCCACAGCTACAGAACACTGAAATTCAGCTCCAAACTCCAGAGACTGGGCTCCAGACTCCAGAGACTCAGCTCCAAACTTTCAATACTCGGTTACGGAGATCAGGGACTCTGCTTCAGAATACCAACACGTTGAAGAAGGTCACAGGGCAACAGCCGCAGACTCAGCTCAGAACTCCAGAGCCTCAGCTTGAGACCACAGAGCCTCGGCTTCGAGCCTGTGAGACTCGGCTCAGCACAACAGAGACTTCCCTCCAAACCCCAGAGACTCGGCTCGGGAATAGCAAGAATTACTTGAAGGTCACAGTGCCATGCCAACATAGCCAAGAGGCCCGGCTCCAAACTCCAGAGACAGAACTAAAAACCCCAGATATTCAGCAGAGGGTAACAGAAAGACATATGCAACCCTCAGAGCCACGGCTCCAGAACCCAGGCACGCGGATCCTAAAACCCAAGACTTGGCTGAGGGTTACAGTGCCTCGGCTCCAGAGCTCTGAGACTCTCCACCAGAGTTCTGAGACTCGCCTCCGCAACCCAGAGATTCGGCTTCAAAACCTCAAAGTCTCAGCCTTAGAATGCAAATACTTAGCTCTCAAACCTCAAGATGACTCTCCAGTTGAACCCCACGTTGCTACCCATGAATACAGGAATGCAGTACCTGGAATCCCAGGTGCAACTTCAGTGAAACCCAAAGTCACTGCTCCTGTTGAGCCCCAAGGTGCTGCTCCTGTTGAGCCCCAAGGTGCTGCTCCTGATGAGCCCCAAGGTGCTGTTCTTGTTGGGTCGCAAGGTTTTGCTCTTATTGAGGGGCCAACAAGGAAACGGGAAGAAGAAAGTGAGGGAGAACGGAGAGTGCTGAGGCGGAGGACAGAAGAGCAGAAGGATAGAAAGGAAAAGGGTCagaagaaagagactgagaagaaacagacagatgatGAATGGAAGAATAGAGAAGGGCGAAGGAAGAAGGAGGAGATTACTCCAGCTATCGCTGATATTGTCTCCAGCCCTGCAG cCTCGAAACAACAGGATGAGAATCCCTGCCTCTCAGAGCCAGAATTCAGTAAGGTAGGAAAGAGAAAAAGGCAAGAGGTGGACGAGGGAGGCCGGAGAGTTCTGAGATTGAGGACCGGAGAGCAGAATGGAAAAAGGGATGCAGacgagaagaaggaaaagaattCACCAGAGGTTGAGTGGAACACTGGAGAGAAGGTGGGGGGAAAGGAGTACATTGgtgagaagaggaagagagagggggaggagaAGAGAGTGGAGGAAAtgggggagagaaagaagaagcagaagaatgAAGAAGCAGTAGAGAAGGTGACTAGGAAAATGAGAGAGGAGGAGATtgataagaagaaaaaaggagaggaggggacagaggagaaggagaagaaagtgaaggagacaatggaggagaagaagaagaagaggaggaacaAAGATGTAGCAGAAAAGGTGactgagaagaagaaagaggagatggagagtaagaagaagagagaggaggagacaaGGGAAGTGGAGAAGAAGCAGAGGAACAAAAATGCAGTAGAGAAGACTGTGAAGAGGAGAAATGAGGAGACtgagaaaaaaggagaagacgAGGTGAGGGAGAAGaagcagagagaggaagagacgaGGGAGAAGAAGCAGGGAGAGGAAGAGACGAGGGAGAAGAAGCAGGGAGAGGAAGAGACGAGGGAGAAGAAGCAGGGAGAGGAAGAGACGAGGGAGAAGAAGCAGGGAGTGGAGGAGACGAGGGAGAAGAAGCAGGGAGTGGAGGAGACGAGGGAGAAGAAGCAGGGAGTGGAGGAGACGAGGGAGAAGAAGCAGGGAGTGGAGGAGACGAGGGAGAAGAAGCAGGGAGTGGAGGAGACGAGGGAGAAGAAGCAGGGAGTGGAGGAGACGAGGGAGAAGAAGCAGGGAAAGCAGGAGACGAGGGAGAAGAATGAGGAGACGAGGGAGAAGAAGCAGCTGGATGACAAGCAGAGGAACAAAGATTTAGGagatcagaaaataaataaaaaagaggaaaagacagaagaaaagaagaataaagaagaagaggagaagggAGAGGAGGAGCTGGAGTCCACAAAACAAAAGGAATTGGAGGATGAAAAGAGGAAGCAA AGGAGTAAAATGTTGGCAGAGAAGAGGACGAGTGTTTTAAAGTCTCTTCAGGGGTTGGTCACATCCACCAAAAGCAGAAAGCAGAGTCAGGCCACAAACCAAGCGGAGACTCACGAAAAGAGCGACGGAAAAGCGACAGAAACAGAGATGAGTGGAGAGATGGAGCAGACAGAGGA gcagAGTAAACATAACGGAGAAGAGGACAGATTGGACAAACGAAGAG tgtgtgtgtgtgtttcagctcctgcaTTGTCAGTCACAGACTCTCTGCTGTACAGACTGCATGGTGATATCAGGATTTCCATGACCCTTGAAAAGCCT GATGTGAATAAGTGTTTGTTGGCGTTGGATGAGTTGAGTTCTGTGTCTGTTTCCTCTCGACACATTCAGAACCACAGTGAGCTCATGGACACACTCCGAAAG atgcgGTGGTTCCGGGGGAGTGAGGCGATCATGTTTAAAGCATCCATGCTGTACTACCGCTTTAAGAACATTTATCTGATCGGAGAACCGGAGGACACACTCAGCCCTGAATACATCCACTCACtgcaggaggagagagagagacaggaggagcaacacacacctcagactgCTGCTg CTGAGgagaaccatacacacaccagcaaTATCATCCAGCACAG TGACTGTGCAACAAAGACAAGCtga